In Pyrus communis chromosome 11, drPyrComm1.1, whole genome shotgun sequence, the sequence accaaacatgaaaaaaaaaacttcaaaactctaactttaaagttcacttgaatatataaccttattatataataaaattggaaaaactaTCGTTTTTAGGTTGTTATTATTGACAATCAGAATATCTCATTGTACTAGAATTTTTTATATTGAGTGATGCTAGGaatactaaatttgtagacaaaattttgtaaattaaatgacatgtatgttgataattggattattacttaagcattgataaaTGAGATCATTTCCTATTAGTGACTTATCATTTAGttcacaaatttagtctccttagaccatctccaatggttgggctaaaagccaaattttttagcccggaaaatttaacttttagcacagaaacagcttttctactcGAACCattatagcctaaaattttagcccgagattattaaagaataaaattaggttattttttttgttaaattaatttttttaaaaaaaataaatatgcagactatcgtaaattaattttatgaacattttaatctaaaaaaatttaaattccgataaatattgggtagagtcctctccgatttctgggctaaattttggggggaatttggcattggtttagcatttagcatttagcatttagcacaaaatttccccttgggttggagtgggtttggggggaaattttggagggtaatttggcttttagcccactattggagttggtcttagcattaccctttcatatttagaaaggaaaaaaaatttactctATAAGAAATgcacaatgagattttaaagtactaataaaaataattttttaaatatataacatTATCACATAACATTAGATGACAAAAATTTTGGGGGCCCCTTCAAATTTGGGGCCCTGTGCAACTACATATTTGGCTCCCCCTCAATGCCTCCTCTATTAAAGGGTGGTGCTcacacatctcttttttctAATACACCCTTAATTTTCTGTCATTgaattaaatgaattgaagaagatcaaagaacataaattaatgtgagtgtgtgagaggtaaaaaatggtgtgtgaataacactacccTTGCGTTCACTAATACAAAATTGTACAACTAACTTAAGCATCCATCTACAACACATCTTGATTGAAAAATGTCCCCTGCATTATTATGTaatattttatgaacttactttgcatattgcaccTCCAACtgcatgtattttattttgttgcatATTGCACCTCCAACtgcatgtattttattttgttgttccaCAGTTGCACTCTacatgatttaatttttttttgttgtcgtTCCAATCAAAACAAGTATTTAAGTCGACAAGACCTTAAGCACTCTCAACATATCAATCCAGAAGATTTTGTTTATTAGTTGTTGAGGGGGATCCATAAGTTGAGAAGACCGTAAGCACTTTTAACATATCAATCCAAATTCAAGTGCTTTGATTTGCAAAGCAAAAATACCACAAAGTCGTATGATGAAATTGATCACAGCTTCTCTGGATCAAATTATGTTTCTAATTGACGAAACGCcctattttccatttttcaCTTCTCTCCTTGTCTGCATCCTGGTGATTTTTTGGAAGCGATCCAGAGCCGGAGGCCTAAAGTCACCCCCTGGGCCATGGAAGCTGCCGGTTATTGGAAACTTGCATCAGATGGTCGGTCCGTTGCCACACCACACACTGGGAGACTTAGCCAAGAAGCATGGACCCGTCATGTACCTTAAACTGGGTCAATTAGACGCCGTGATTATTTCATCTGCCAAAGCTGCCCGGGAGGTGTTGAAGACACATGAGCTTGCATTTGCGCAGAGGCCTATTGTTTTGGCGGCAGAGGTTATGTCTTTTGGTCAAGCAGGTATTTTCTTTGCTCGTTATGGAGATTTATGGAGATCGCTGAGAAAGATTTGTATGTTCGAGCTTCTGAGCGCCAAACGTGTGCAGTCGTTCGGATCCGTAAGAGAAGAAGAGGTATGGAACCTTGTTGAGACCATTGGCTTAATGTCTCACAAGGGACTTGCCATCAATTTTAGTGACAGGTGCTGCAGCTTCACAAATGACGTAGTGTCAAAGGCAGCATTTGGGAAAAAATGCAAAGACCAAAACGAGTTCCTTTCGCTACTAAACGAATCAATCAAACTCGCTAGTGGGTTTGATATTCCTGATTTGTTTCCTTCACTCAGTTTTCTTGGGTACGTTACTGGGTCGATCACTGCTATGAAAGACATGAAAAGAAAGATCGGTACGATTCTCGAAAATATCATTAACGATCATAAAATCAAAAGATCCAAAAAGGACTTGATGATCAGTAGTGCTAGTACCACTACAGCAGGCAATAACAaagcagaggaggaggaggaggaggaggaagatttTGTTGACGTACTTCTTGAACTTAAAGGATCCAACAAGGTGGAGTATAATTTCACAACCAATCAGATCAAAGATATCATTATGGTGAGTAATGTAGGCTTGCTTTGTTATACTGCGGACATTTTATATTCGTCTACTCATCACCTTACAAAAATAAATGAAGGGGTTTTATCACAGATGGTTGCTTATGTTTTCGAAACTCATGATTTAGATCCCGCACATTGAAACTCAATTATTGTCATGCTGCACATTTTGCCCCACACATCAATGTCGTCCTTACGGTCTAactcagtaaaaaaaaattgttatgtgcAGGACATCTTCTCTGCAGGAAGCGAGACTTCAGCTACTACCTTAGAATGGGCAATGTCAGAGTTGATGAGAAACCCAAGAATCATGAAGAGGGCTCAAGCTGAAGTGAGACAGTCAGTCCTCCAATTGGAAGGAAAGAAAAGCAAAGTTATTGAAGAAAGAGATGTTCAAAAAATGGACTACTTGAAATCGGTGGTGAAAGAAACTCTGAGGTTACACTCTCCAGCCCCTTTGCTCCCAAGAGAAGCAAGGGACACGGTTCAAATTGGCGGATTCGAAGTACAAGTTAAATCAAAAGTAATTATTAATGAATGGGCAATAGGAAGAGACCCGGAGATATGGGGGGCAGATGCTGAGTGTTTTAAGCCAGAGAGGTTTCATGGCTCTTCTGTTGACTTTAAGGGTTTTGACTTTGAGTTCACTCCATTTGGGGCCGGCAGAAGAATGTGTCCAGGCATGTCATTTGGTGTTACCATGATTGAACTTGCTCTTGCTGAGTTGCTTTACCGCTTCGATTGGAAACTGGCGAATGGGATGAATCCAGACGAACTTGACATGACGGAGAGCTTTGGACTGACCTGTAGGAAAAAGGATGCGTTGTACCTAATTGCCACCCCACATTTGACTTTGCTCGGCAAGTCAGAGTGACTTAGCGTTTTGTTACCATGAACGGCCAACAAAACCAGCACCATTCTGGCCTGTCTGGTATCAACTGTTCATTCACTTTTGTATTCCGTCTTTTGTAGGCTAAAACACTTTTGCAGCCCCATCAGTCTTTACAATGTCCCACTTTCGTTCCCATATTTTCGAGTGCAATGATTTTCATCCCTGCAGTTTGCAGATTGTTTAAATCTAAGGCTTTAGTGCGCTCTTCCGGTCTTTTCATTTAGTACTTGCGTAATAAGGCATGATTAATGTATAATATGTATCCCTAAGATGTAGCATGGTTAATGTATAATATGTATCCCTAAGATGTAAACTTGTTATTCAGATCAATAATATATGTACTTGTGTGTGTTCCTTTGATGAACACTACTTAGTACGTTGATAATACATACAAATCCCTTGCTAATATATGCCAGTACTTGTCTTTGCAATATTCAAAATGTCTGAAGCTACAAAATGCCCCTCCCTATTACTACTCTACTGCTACTCTTcttgctcttcttcttcttcttcttccaaaattTGTTGTCCACAACGATTTCCTGAGACGATGAACAAGACATGACTTGCTTTGAGTACGATCGGGGTTGGCGCTGGGAACCAGAGGCTAAAGCCGGCTCGGCCTCAAGATTTTAcacattaacaatattaaagttATTGGATCGCGATCGTACTCAATCGTAACTGAATTTGCTAATTATTCGGTGTGTTAGGCAGACAAATAGAAAATAATCACACTAAAGTTTAGTACtcctttaaaaataatttaaagattCTGTGTATCCTGTTAATAGATAATATATTTGAATTATTCAAAATACGTACTGAATTTGGACTAAttattcataatatatatgaatAAATATTCATCAATAAGTTTGGGATGATATTAATACTCTAGGGCGGCCGCCAGTCGAACGATTTGGATTGGTTTCACTCTCGAATCCCATCAAATCAATCAACTGTTAAACGGTTTAGTCTTGTTTGATTTTAGTTCATATGAGACATTATATTTATATCTCCACTTGTGTCATATGGAAATTtacgttttaattttttttaactgaatttgatatgaaaaaaaaatttgggtatGACAGATTAATCAAGTGAATGATTAGACACTTTTAAAAAGAACATGCTCAAGTTTACGGTGAGACTTCTCTACTCAAATTTACCTCCTTTATTAGaatgattaattaataattcagtaatgctaaggagactatctatttaaattatattttgcaaAATAGATGACgtagttgttgatgattgaattattacttcaatgttaattaatatgattattttctattaatgaTCGTcataaaatttgcaaaattgGTTATAAAATTGGTTAGCCTAGAATTGCTCTTAATTATTATCACTTGAAgagttattaaaaaaagaaaaaaaaggggtctacaaatcaattatttaaatataaacCCGGAAAAAGGAAACCCAATGGCCCAATAGACTAGTTCAGAAAACTCAAGGGAGGAAGCTAGAATTTCCCAATTCATACATAATTCTGTCGCCACAGACATTTTTCCTTGACGATTCGAATTGCCGCAAGAAAGGAGCTAGGAGCACTAGCAATATTCGTCGTCGAGATTTCCGGTCACCAGGTTGCCGAGGCTGACTTCAGATACAACAGCGTGGCACCAAGGTACGAGgtaacacacacccacacacacacacacattgtgtgtgtttatataaaGATGTGCGATTATATAAATTAAGAATTGCAAGTAGCTTTGGTGATGGTAAGGGGAGGGGAAGCCGGaagagttcgaaactattataataatttagagaAGTTGAGAGTTTCGAACCATGACGCAAGAGTGGAAATTCATTATCATATCGACTAGAATATTACACTCATCCATACATTGACATTTGACGCTCATAAACTAAATTTGGTAAGcaaagaaatagaaaaatgagTAAGCTTAGCTAACTAATTTGTGCTACGTTCTAATCACATATTAAAGAATGGTTAATTTGATGCTAATTTCTGATCATGTATTAGTTAATGACCCAAAAAATGTGAGGGAATCACTCATCAATGCAACTTAACTTAAGCAATCAAGTGACCAGACCACCTCGATCCGAAAAGGTCATTGTGATGGTCTTACTCATATGTTTACACTGGAATTGGATCCCATCTTATCCAAATTGTGGAGATCCTAGAGATCCTCATATCTTAGTTATTCATCGTGTATCGTGTCGTGTATCGTGCAGACAAAAATTATTTGACtttctttatttaaaattaaacacaaataatacttGATGAAAACTggccgcacgatatacgataaacggctAAGACGTGGGgaatccctaggatccccacaaaatgaatccggagaggatcctcttccgtTTACACTAATAAGCTGAATTGTCTAATTCTGAGTGCCGATTGATTGCGGTGTCGGATAGCTTAAGGGTTTCAAGTAGCTTTGATGGTGTACTCCAGATATATATAGGCCAAGATTTGTAAGGAGCTTCGATGACAGTCTCATTCATCCATTCGCCCATAAACTGAATTTCCTAATTCAGAATCTGTGTTTGAATTAGTTGGGAATCGATAATACTATACTCTTAACAGTAACCAATTTTCTACTTGGTATGTTGAGAATCCTTTTAGATGTACTCTCTTGCAACTTGCATCCGGGAATTATGGTTTTGTTATCTGCAACACCTTTCTGTTGGCATTTCTTAGCTCACCCCACTCGTACTTGCAAGTCGGTTCTGCATCAGTTATATCACAAGCTTCTGCAAACTCCAACATCATAGTACATGGTGCTGTGCCAAAAGCAGCTATTGCCCAAATGTAGATTGTATGCCGACAGCAATTTATATCAGGTCTGGCAATGGTGGTCGCTATACCATTTAGCATTACAGCAGTCAGCAGGCAAGATGCAACCCAAAACCCATGGCACCTACCTACTCCTACTCCACTTGATTGGTAAGTGAAGCTTTGAATTTCCTTCTCCTTTTCCCCAACAACATATTCATCGATCATGATTCCAACCAATGTTGTTTCTAGTTCCTGTTTATGAATAGTCAGTTTATGTAGATAATAGATTTAGACTACATGTGACAACTAGACATTCGTGTGGAAGTGCTTCCTTGGtaacatatgaaaaaaatacttgaaatgtttttgaaattttaaaatattttatctaaaaccgatttcagtaattttaaaagCGTTGCCACACAAGCTCTAGTTCAAAATTTATACCTCCACTTAATCAAcatgaaagcccaataaaaaaagaaaggaatctTGTCgtcttttttatatatattttataacaGCACATGAATGCACGTGAAAGCGTTTTTTGGTCTTTTTCATTGAGGTTAAGTGCGGAGAATCTCTTCTACCAAGACTACTGGATGAAGTAATTcgagtttttaaaatttcattaaacgACCTATTTGTTTTGATCtcttaaaaactataataatttttgaccgttagatgaaatttcaaatatcCGGATCACTTGATTCGGTGATCTTGGTGAAAAAGATCTGGTCGTTAAGTGCGGAATAAACCAAATGGTAACTACTTGAAAGAAGTCATCAATAAAGAGGTGTGCAATCTATCCCTTTTTGTTGTTCGGTGCCATAACAGAATTGAAAGGGAAGGGCGACGCTGTGGGTTGATTGAATGGTTTCACAAACGATTGAAAAGATTTTTGCTAGAACCAGAGGGGAAAATAATATCAGATAAAACCCATTTTATACATTATTATTGACAAAGTAAAAACCAActctaaaaatatatattttcactGTTACTGAATTATATTAACAAAAAATGTTAAGGCTTATTACCGAACTTGTGGTTATGGACAAACAAGTCAACCGTCCGATTTGAATACCAATCGACTGATGACATTAAAATTGATCAATTATTGGGTGACACTTGATATGTGCAagttatatatttaatttgtgtgttacaATGTAAGTGGAGTCAGACTTCAGTCTTGTACTTTAGATAAAATATTCATGaataaaacacttcaaaataatTGAGTAGAGTTAAAAACGAGTGGCAGTTTTACAACCTCACTCAAaagatatttttatttgttggggAGGGGGTTTCATAATTTGTATCTCTTTCGACATTGGGAGTCAGTATCATGTTGATAATGTATTCTAAATGATGGTGTTATCCATACACCTATTTCTATGTCTCACAAACCTTCTTAATTTATGATTGtgagatcgaatgaattgaagaaaaaaaaaaaaattatcataaacGTGTAGCAAGTAAAAAGGAATGCGCTGATATCTTATGAACTTGCTTCGCACATTTGCAAATAGAAAATTGTACAGTCTAACTTAAGCATCCAGTTAGAACACATGCATCTTGTTTGAAAAATGTATCCTGCATTATTGTGGAATATTTTATGAACTTGCTTTGCACGTTGCACTCCAAATGCATTTATTTTATGAGAGTTTTGACGTAAAATCTGAGgaattgttcactttaacgaaaaaccatatttttatattaaaaagtcaatcttagtattattcactttaccctttattttgtcgttaaaactcaaagttttcaaaactttttcattaattttcctttattttattttgttgttccaCAGTTGCACTCCGcatgattttattattattattaatttttttttccaataaaaaaCAAGTATTTAAGATGAGAAGATCTTAGCACTTTCATTATATCGATCCAAATTTAAGAGCTTTGATTTGCAAGTAAATACCCCAAAGTCTTATGATGAAAGTGATCACAGCTTATCTGGATCAAATAATGTTTCTAATTGTTGAAACGCCCtattgttatttcaattctctcCTTGTCTGGATCCTGGTGATTTTTTGGAAGCGATCCGAAGTCACCCCCCAGGGCCATGGAAGCTGCCGATTATTGGAAACTTGCATTAAATGGTCAGTCCACTGCCACACCACACATTGAGAGACTTGGCCAAGAAACATGGACCCATCATGCACCTTAAACTGGGTCAATTAGAGGCCGTGATTATTTCATCTGCCGAAGCTGCCCGGGAGGTGTTGAAGACACATGAGCTTGCATTGGCGCAGAGGCCCATTGTTTTGGCAGCAGAGGTTATGTCTTTTGATCAAGGAGTTATTATCTTTGCTCCTTATGGAGATTTATGGAGATCGCTGAGAAAGATTTGCATTTTCGAGCTACTAAGCGCCAAACGTGTGCAGTCttttgttgagaatcaatgttaggtatggttgagtgaaaaaaattaggtgcaattaatgggttttgtgtggtagcaaataatcttagtttaattaagtgtgtggtgtagctttcatttggtttgctataaatacccaagtcctcaagcattgtagatcatccaaggaaaaacaaagcctagagctaaataagaaaatttttgctaattagtttgttttgtgagctttctttaagagtgtgctctattttcttcttcttgggatcattagagttatcttggatactcttcttattcaacaattggtatcagagccaagtcggtcagggatcgttcttggtagagcattggttgtaaagtctcttgaaattccgagtatgctctgtggttgcagttttgactgatcttccacatcagaaaagatttcttgagattattgctggggttatcacaaaccttgagaaggagcttctttgtgtcgagagtagtgtattactctgcacggtagttactcaagcttgttcggtgtagtcaaagtcttgccgatacgatgggtgatcttcaagttgttggaggaatcaagaagctcaacaaccaaaactataacacgtgggcaacgtgtataaagtcttaccttcaaggtcaagacttgtgggaggttgtcggtggtagtgaagttacacaaccggcagcggaagatgctaacggcgtcttgcggaagtggaaaattaaagcaggcaaatcaatgtttgccttaaagaccacaatagaagaagaaatgttggagcacattcgggatgctaaaacgccaaaggaagcatgagacacttttgttacactcttttcgaagaggaacgatacaaaattgcaacttctcgagaatgagctgctatcgatggtacaacgtgacatgacgattgcccagtactttcacaaggtgaagtcgatatgccgcgaaatttcagaattagatctaacagctcctattggggaaaccaggatgaagagaataattatccatggtttgagacccgaatatcgagggttcat encodes:
- the LOC137749411 gene encoding desmethyl-deoxy-podophyllotoxin synthase-like, translating into MMKLITASLDQIMFLIDETPYFPFFTSLLVCILVIFWKRSRAGGLKSPPGPWKLPVIGNLHQMVGPLPHHTLGDLAKKHGPVMYLKLGQLDAVIISSAKAAREVLKTHELAFAQRPIVLAAEVMSFGQAGIFFARYGDLWRSLRKICMFELLSAKRVQSFGSVREEEVWNLVETIGLMSHKGLAINFSDRCCSFTNDVVSKAAFGKKCKDQNEFLSLLNESIKLASGFDIPDLFPSLSFLGYVTGSITAMKDMKRKIGTILENIINDHKIKRSKKDLMISSASTTTAGNNKAEEEEEEEEDFVDVLLELKGSNKVEYNFTTNQIKDIIMDIFSAGSETSATTLEWAMSELMRNPRIMKRAQAEVRQSVLQLEGKKSKVIEERDVQKMDYLKSVVKETLRLHSPAPLLPREARDTVQIGGFEVQVKSKVIINEWAIGRDPEIWGADAECFKPERFHGSSVDFKGFDFEFTPFGAGRRMCPGMSFGVTMIELALAELLYRFDWKLANGMNPDELDMTESFGLTCRKKDALYLIATPHLTLLGKSE